From the genome of Streptomyces sp. NBC_01260, one region includes:
- a CDS encoding plasmid pRiA4b ORF-3 family protein, with the protein MANTRSSVHRIKVTLRGSKPPIWRRLEVPSTGTLQQLHRIVQEAFGWQGYHLWVIETPWGEFGISDPELGHRSAAAKKLRDVARAGDRLRYTYDFGDAWEHDILVEAVYAAEPGTAYPHCLSGRRACPPEDCGGMWGYEELVEILADPAHDEHDERLDWLGLDSAEQFDPTAFDLAAVNAALAAASAKKVDQ; encoded by the coding sequence ATGGCGAACACCCGCAGCAGCGTCCACCGGATCAAGGTCACCCTACGCGGGTCCAAGCCCCCGATCTGGCGCCGCCTGGAGGTTCCCTCCACCGGCACCCTGCAGCAGTTGCACCGCATCGTGCAGGAAGCCTTCGGCTGGCAGGGCTACCACCTGTGGGTCATCGAGACCCCGTGGGGGGAATTCGGCATATCGGATCCCGAGTTGGGCCACCGCAGCGCTGCCGCGAAGAAGCTCCGCGACGTCGCCCGGGCAGGCGACCGGCTCCGCTACACCTACGACTTCGGCGACGCCTGGGAGCACGACATCCTCGTCGAGGCCGTTTACGCCGCCGAGCCCGGCACTGCCTACCCGCACTGCCTGAGCGGCCGTCGCGCCTGCCCACCGGAGGACTGCGGCGGTATGTGGGGCTACGAGGAACTCGTCGAGATCCTCGCCGACCCTGCCCACGACGAGCACGACGAGCGGCTGGACTGGCTCGGCCTCGACTCCGCCGAGCAGTTCGACCCGACGGCCTTCGACCTCGCCGCCGTCAACGCCGCCCTGGCCGCCGCTTCGGCAAAGAAGGTGGACCAGTGA